In the Camelus dromedarius isolate mCamDro1 chromosome 13, mCamDro1.pat, whole genome shotgun sequence genome, one interval contains:
- the COMMD6 gene encoding COMM domain-containing protein 6 isoform X2, whose amino-acid sequence MEGSSEPLLDAKSKLLDFQWKLGMAVSSDSCRSLKYPYVAVMLKVADDSGQVKKKSFEMTIPQFQNFYRQFKEIAAVIETV is encoded by the exons ATGGAGGGGTCTAGTGAGCCGCTGCTGGATGCTAAATCCAAG CTTCTAGACTTTCAGTGGAAGCTGGGTATGGCTGTGAGCTCGGACAGTTGCAGGTCACTTAAGTATCCTTACGTTGCAGTGATGCTCAAAGTGGCTGATGATTCAGGCCAAGTAAAGAAAAAGTCCTTTGAAATGACAATTCCACAGTTTCAG AATTTCTACAGACAGTTCAAGGAAATTGCTGCAGTTATTGAAACTGTGTGA
- the COMMD6 gene encoding COMM domain-containing protein 6 isoform X4 — MEGSSEPLLDAKSKVTNQLLDFQWKLGMAVSSDSCRSLKYPYVAVMLKVADDSGQVKKKSFEMTIPQFQA; from the exons ATGGAGGGGTCTAGTGAGCCGCTGCTGGATGCTAAATCCAAG gTCACCAACCAG CTTCTAGACTTTCAGTGGAAGCTGGGTATGGCTGTGAGCTCGGACAGTTGCAGGTCACTTAAGTATCCTTACGTTGCAGTGATGCTCAAAGTGGCTGATGATTCAGGCCAAGTAAAGAAAAAGTCCTTTGAAATGACAATTCCACAGTTTCAG GCTTAA
- the COMMD6 gene encoding COMM domain-containing protein 6 isoform X5, which produces MAVSSDSCRSLKYPYVAVMLKVADDSGQVKKKSFEMTIPQFQNFYRQFKEIAAVIETV; this is translated from the exons ATGGCTGTGAGCTCGGACAGTTGCAGGTCACTTAAGTATCCTTACGTTGCAGTGATGCTCAAAGTGGCTGATGATTCAGGCCAAGTAAAGAAAAAGTCCTTTGAAATGACAATTCCACAGTTTCAG AATTTCTACAGACAGTTCAAGGAAATTGCTGCAGTTATTGAAACTGTGTGA
- the COMMD6 gene encoding COMM domain-containing protein 6 isoform X3, with product MEGSSEPLLDAKSKVTNQLLDFQWKLGMAVSSDSCRSLKYPYVAVMLKVADDSGQVKKKSFEMTIPQFQVHQYCQK from the exons ATGGAGGGGTCTAGTGAGCCGCTGCTGGATGCTAAATCCAAG gTCACCAACCAG CTTCTAGACTTTCAGTGGAAGCTGGGTATGGCTGTGAGCTCGGACAGTTGCAGGTCACTTAAGTATCCTTACGTTGCAGTGATGCTCAAAGTGGCTGATGATTCAGGCCAAGTAAAGAAAAAGTCCTTTGAAATGACAATTCCACAGTTTCAG gttcatcaatattgtcaaaaataa
- the COMMD6 gene encoding COMM domain-containing protein 6 isoform X1 — protein MEGSSEPLLDAKSKVTNQLLDFQWKLGMAVSSDSCRSLKYPYVAVMLKVADDSGQVKKKSFEMTIPQFQNFYRQFKEIAAVIETV, from the exons ATGGAGGGGTCTAGTGAGCCGCTGCTGGATGCTAAATCCAAG gTCACCAACCAG CTTCTAGACTTTCAGTGGAAGCTGGGTATGGCTGTGAGCTCGGACAGTTGCAGGTCACTTAAGTATCCTTACGTTGCAGTGATGCTCAAAGTGGCTGATGATTCAGGCCAAGTAAAGAAAAAGTCCTTTGAAATGACAATTCCACAGTTTCAG AATTTCTACAGACAGTTCAAGGAAATTGCTGCAGTTATTGAAACTGTGTGA